The Christiangramia forsetii KT0803 DNA segment ATTAAGGTGCAGGTTCCGCCAAATAACGCTGCAAAAGATATTGGAATTAGAAGTCTTGCCGGGCTAATATTGGCTTCCCGGCATACCAGCAATGCTACCGGGATCAAAATGGCCACAACTGCCGAATCATTTATAAATGCTGAAAGTACCGCGGAAGTAACACTCAAAGAGACGAGTGCGAAAAAGTAATTTATTTTTGCAATTTTTATAAGCTTGGCACTTAGACCATCAATTAGTCCAGATTTAAATATCGCGGCACTTACTACGAACATACAGCCAAGCGTGATCGTTGCAGGATGATTAAATCCCGAAAAACCTTCTTCAGGACTCAATACCCCGGAAACAATAAATAACGCCATGATGATAATAGAAGTGGTATCTATCGAGAAATAATCGCGCACAAAGAGAATGATCCCTATGATAATTATCGCGACTGTTAGATACAATTCCATACCGTTTGGTATTACATCATGTTATATATTAATTTCCGGTGCCATGGCAAACGCAATTAGGTCTGGTAAAACTTTGTGTGCCTTCATGCCATTGAAAAGCTGAATTATATTTGTTGTTTTCCCAGTAAAAATTGGTTCTTTCTTCGGCTTCATTTCCTACCTGGTTCATGGTTTCAGCGTCAAATAACCGTCCGTTTACCATGGTGTATATTACAGATTCCGAATTTCTAATGTCCTCCAACGGGTTTTTTTCAAGAATAATAAGATCTGCCAGCTTCCCTTTCTCGAGTGAACCAATCTCCTTATCCATTCCTATATATTGAGCTCCGTTGATAGTTGCAGCCTGTAAAGCTTCCATATTGGTCATCCCACCCATCTGCAATAACCATAATTCCCAGTGAGCGCCTAAACCCTGTAACTGTCCATGTGCTCCCAGATTTACTTTTACACCTTCATCTGAAAGTGCTTTAGCTGTTTTCGAAACCAGTACAGGTCCGTTTTCATATTCTTCTTCCGGTAATTTAGTTCTATGTCTGGATCTTGAATCTACCAGTTCTCTGGGAGTAAAAGTTAAGAGGCGTTCGTTCTCCCAAACATTGGTTTTATCATAAAAAAGATACTCTCCGTTTATTCCGCCATAATTAACAATTAGGGTAGGGGTGTAGCCCGTATTCGATGCTCCCCATAAGCTTAGAACATCTTTATAAACCGGGGCAATAGGAATATTATGTTCAATCCCGGTATGACCATCAACGATCATATTCATATTATGAAAAAAAGTAGATCCGCCTTCGGGAACTACATTCATATTAAGTTCTTTCGCTGCTAGAAGAACCTGTTGTCTTTGTTCACGTCTGGGCTGATTATAACTTTTTACAGAAGTAGCACCAAAAGCTTTCGTTCTTCGTAGTGCAGAACGTGCATCGTCAATGCTATTAATTTCGGCTTTAAAATCTCCGTCAGCTCCGTAAAGAATAATTCCTGTTGAATATAATCTTGGTCCGATCATATCACCACTTTTAATCAATTCTGCAATTCCGAAGACCGTTTCACTTAAAGCGGAAGGATCGTGCGCGGTGGTCACACCAAATGCAAGGTTCGCATAAGAAGGCCAGTGTTTTTTAGGAGTAAGCCCGTATCTAAAAGCTCCAATATGGGCATGGGCATCTACAATTCCCGGCATGATCGTTTTTCCCTGAACATCATAAGTTTTTGCAGAAGACGGAATGTTCACTTCATCATTTTCTCCTATAGCCTCAATTTTATTTCCTTTTATTAGAATACTTCCGTTTTCGATCACTTTATCACCATCCATAGTTATAATTCGTGCATTGGTAAACGCGATCATACCATCAGGGACATCTGTCTTAACCTCAAGATTAACTTTAATCCCTTTTTCAGTAACTGGAGCGATAGAATCTGGAGAATTTTTTAAAAATGTAAATCGCTTTTCAACATCGTTCGTAAAATATTCGTCACCAAGTGTCCAGTGAATTTTTTCACTATTAGTAGACCAGTGCAAATTGACTCCTGCATCCTTGGTAATAGGAGTTACAGGCAAAGTTTTTGAATCTGGAGTGAGATCTATAGCCTGACCGGTCATGGCAAAAGGAGCTACATATGCTTTATGTAAATTGCTGAAAAGAATCCATTTATTATCGGGACTTGGCAGAATTCTGTTAGCATATTTTGAATTAATATGCGTTCGTTCGTCTTTACCATTCAGGTCAACACTCTTAAGACTTTTGGTAATATTTCCGAAGAAATAGCCGCCTGTTTGGAAGAAAATACGAGAATCATCTACATTGAAAATTGGGAAAATTCCTTCTTTAACCAGTTTCTTTACATTATCTCCGGAAGCATTCATCGTGTAAATTCCCGGTTCTTTGGTAAAAGTTTGTCCCAGGTCACTGTTACCGGATTCTTTCGAAAAAACAATCATTTTCCCGTCATTGGAATAAGAAGGATTTCTATAAATTCCTTTTTCTGAAGTTATTGTTTTTGAAGCACTCCCAGATAAAGAAACTCTTTTTATGGTTCCAAGATTCTGGTCGTCCCAGGTTACATAAATAATATGATTTCCATCGGGC contains these protein-coding regions:
- a CDS encoding amidohydrolase family protein; translation: MYKYLPATLLAVIISIFNPLYSQKEEEKKEKDTWDVANPYPEDWNFKTMTLNASEGTWMNLDVSPDGKTIVFDLLGDIYKMPISGGKASILRTGIPYEVQPRFSPDGSKISFTSDAGGGDNIWIMDVNGKNAKQITEEKFRLLNNAVWTPDGNSVIARKHFTSGRSLGAGEMWQYHIAAKEGLQLTERKNDQQDVNEPSITSDGKYLFYSEDMYPGGNFQYNKDPNKQIYVIKRYNFETGETITVTGGPGGAARPEVSPDGKKLAFVKRIRTKSVLFIHDLETGEEWPVFDNLSKDQQEAWAIFGVYPNFSWIPNSEELVFWANGKINKVNIDNYEVSEIPFQVNNKIKIAETLQTDHEVFSEKFNPKVIRHAVTSPNGKTLVFNAVGFLWKKSLPNGKPQRITNSEDFEFEPSFSPDGNHIIYVTWDDQNLGTIKRVSLSGSASKTITSEKGIYRNPSYSNDGKMIVFSKESGNSDLGQTFTKEPGIYTMNASGDNVKKLVKEGIFPIFNVDDSRIFFQTGGYFFGNITKSLKSVDLNGKDERTHINSKYANRILPSPDNKWILFSNLHKAYVAPFAMTGQAIDLTPDSKTLPVTPITKDAGVNLHWSTNSEKIHWTLGDEYFTNDVEKRFTFLKNSPDSIAPVTEKGIKVNLEVKTDVPDGMIAFTNARIITMDGDKVIENGSILIKGNKIEAIGENDEVNIPSSAKTYDVQGKTIMPGIVDAHAHIGAFRYGLTPKKHWPSYANLAFGVTTAHDPSALSETVFGIAELIKSGDMIGPRLYSTGIILYGADGDFKAEINSIDDARSALRRTKAFGATSVKSYNQPRREQRQQVLLAAKELNMNVVPEGGSTFFHNMNMIVDGHTGIEHNIPIAPVYKDVLSLWGASNTGYTPTLIVNYGGINGEYLFYDKTNVWENERLLTFTPRELVDSRSRHRTKLPEEEYENGPVLVSKTAKALSDEGVKVNLGAHGQLQGLGAHWELWLLQMGGMTNMEALQAATINGAQYIGMDKEIGSLEKGKLADLIILEKNPLEDIRNSESVIYTMVNGRLFDAETMNQVGNEAEERTNFYWENNKYNSAFQWHEGTQSFTRPNCVCHGTGN